Proteins encoded within one genomic window of Amycolatopsis nigrescens CSC17Ta-90:
- a CDS encoding alpha/beta hydrolase: MAEFAAEGATAKAERATPPGPVIEHKGGASRGSKLLAVFLRVLVRPVLALYARWPGLPWPFWLVDRIAVVLRARRGTVREPVRLADCRAEWLRGPGVPETGASRAILYLHGGAFVCCGLCTHRRLVSSISAAGAAPVLAVDYRMLPAAPISSAVTDGVTGYRWLLDRGFSPDRIVIAGDSAGGYLAFVVALALLEKGLPRPAGIAALSPLTDLDPAGKAVHPNATRDPLFPPGALEAIGELAERTRARVLVEGSPGPLVSPVDEDLSALPPSLIQVGSTELLLPDAELMAERLAAAGVPARLQVWADQVHVFQAAADFLPQGREAIRDLGAFIREVTP, encoded by the coding sequence ATGGCGGAGTTCGCCGCCGAGGGAGCGACCGCGAAGGCCGAACGGGCGACGCCTCCCGGCCCGGTGATCGAGCACAAAGGGGGTGCCAGCAGGGGGTCGAAGTTGCTGGCGGTGTTCCTGCGGGTCCTGGTCCGGCCGGTGCTGGCGCTGTACGCCCGGTGGCCCGGCTTGCCATGGCCGTTCTGGCTGGTGGACCGGATCGCGGTGGTGCTGCGCGCCCGGCGTGGCACCGTACGCGAGCCGGTCCGGCTGGCCGACTGCCGCGCCGAATGGCTTCGCGGCCCCGGCGTGCCGGAAACCGGGGCCAGCCGGGCGATCCTGTACCTGCACGGCGGCGCGTTCGTCTGCTGCGGGCTGTGCACGCACCGGCGGCTGGTGTCCAGTATCTCCGCGGCCGGGGCCGCGCCGGTGCTGGCGGTGGACTACCGGATGCTGCCGGCCGCGCCGATCAGCTCCGCGGTCACCGATGGGGTGACCGGCTACCGCTGGCTGCTGGACCGGGGCTTCTCCCCGGACCGGATCGTGATCGCCGGCGACTCGGCCGGCGGTTACCTCGCCTTCGTGGTCGCGCTCGCCCTGCTCGAGAAGGGCCTGCCGCGGCCGGCCGGGATCGCGGCGCTGTCCCCGCTGACCGACCTCGACCCGGCGGGCAAGGCGGTGCACCCGAATGCCACCCGGGACCCGCTGTTCCCGCCCGGCGCGCTGGAGGCGATCGGGGAACTGGCCGAGCGGACCAGGGCCAGGGTGCTGGTGGAGGGCTCGCCAGGTCCGCTGGTGTCCCCTGTGGACGAAGACCTGAGCGCGCTGCCGCCGAGCCTGATCCAGGTCGGCTCGACCGAACTGCTGCTGCCGGACGCCGAGCTGATGGCCGAGCGGCTGGCCGCCGCCGGGGTGCCGGCCAGGTTGCAGGTGTGGGCCGATCAGGTGCACGTCTTCCAGGCTGCCGCGGACTTCCTGCCCCAGGGCCGCGAAGCGATCCGCGACCTCGGCGCGTTCATCCGCGAGGTGACCCCGTGA